A region from the Cryptosporangium arvum DSM 44712 genome encodes:
- a CDS encoding DUF1810 domain-containing protein: protein MDDPYRLGRFVSAQDSGYGYDSVLAELRAGEKVSHWMWYVFPQVSGLGSSSMAQQYAIGSLDEARAYLARPTLRKRLHDAIDALLGVEGRSITRILGSIDAMKLRSSMTLFDAAEPGEPAYRRVLDRYFDGRTDERTLELLR from the coding sequence ATGGACGATCCCTACCGCCTCGGCCGATTCGTCAGCGCCCAGGACAGTGGCTACGGCTACGACTCCGTGCTCGCCGAGCTCCGCGCCGGCGAGAAGGTCAGCCACTGGATGTGGTACGTGTTCCCGCAGGTCAGCGGGTTGGGGAGCAGCTCGATGGCGCAGCAGTACGCGATCGGATCGCTGGACGAGGCGCGCGCCTACCTGGCCCGGCCCACGCTCAGGAAGCGTCTGCACGACGCGATCGACGCGCTGCTCGGCGTCGAAGGGCGCAGCATCACGCGGATCCTCGGGTCGATCGACGCGATGAAGCTCCGCTCCTCGATGACGCTGTTCGACGCGGCCGAACCGGGCGAACCGGCCTACCGGCGGGTCCTCGATCGGTACTTCGACGGCCGGACCGACGAGCGAACCCTGGAACTCCTGCGATAG
- a CDS encoding acyl-CoA synthetase, producing the protein MSTAVSQARQHALGDLPRRSARRFGDKTAIIDGGTRFTFAELDAVVDRTAAALDAAGLVKGDRLALLSHNCWQFAVLSFATARRGVVLVPVNFMLNPEEIAYVLDHSGAVAFVAEDALTATAEKAIVASAGAVNLRFAIGTGETQPGWRDFAEWTSYDGPLPEAVLVGDDDPIRLMYTSGTESRPKGAILTSRALLWQYASCAIDGEMTFDDVEVHSLPLYHCAQLDCFLNVDVYTGATSIILPAPQPAAILHAIEEHRATKFFAPPTVWIALLRSPEFDTTDLSSLRKGYYGASPMPVEILQELARRLPGVRFWNFYGQTEMAPLATILRPDEQVPQAGSAGRPAINVETIVVDDDDEPVPPGTVGEIVHRSPHATLGYYRDEEKTAEAFRNGWFHSGDLGVFDADGYLRVVDRKKDMIKTGGENVASREVEEALYQHAGVAEVAVFGIDHPYWVEAVTAVVVPKEPGLDPGEVVAFGRSVLAGFKAPKYVVVVDALPKNPSGKILKRELRDRFGHLGRE; encoded by the coding sequence ATGAGTACCGCCGTCTCGCAGGCCCGTCAGCACGCGCTCGGCGACCTCCCCCGACGCTCGGCCCGCCGCTTCGGCGACAAGACCGCGATCATCGACGGCGGGACGCGCTTCACGTTCGCCGAGCTCGACGCCGTCGTGGACCGCACGGCCGCGGCCCTGGACGCCGCCGGCCTGGTCAAGGGCGACCGGCTCGCGTTGCTCTCGCACAACTGCTGGCAGTTCGCGGTGCTGTCGTTCGCCACCGCGCGCCGCGGCGTCGTGCTGGTGCCGGTGAACTTCATGCTCAACCCCGAGGAGATCGCGTACGTCCTCGATCACAGCGGCGCGGTCGCGTTCGTCGCCGAGGACGCCCTGACCGCGACCGCGGAGAAGGCGATCGTCGCGTCGGCCGGGGCGGTGAACCTGCGGTTCGCGATCGGCACCGGCGAGACGCAGCCCGGCTGGCGCGACTTCGCCGAGTGGACGTCCTACGACGGGCCCTTACCCGAAGCGGTCCTGGTCGGCGACGACGACCCGATCCGGCTGATGTACACCAGCGGCACCGAGTCCCGGCCGAAGGGCGCGATCCTCACCAGCCGGGCGCTGCTCTGGCAGTACGCCAGCTGCGCGATCGACGGCGAGATGACGTTCGACGACGTCGAGGTGCACTCGCTGCCGCTGTACCACTGCGCGCAGCTGGACTGCTTCCTCAACGTCGACGTGTACACCGGCGCGACGAGCATCATCCTGCCCGCGCCCCAGCCGGCGGCGATTCTGCACGCGATCGAAGAGCACCGGGCGACGAAGTTCTTCGCGCCGCCGACGGTCTGGATCGCGCTGCTGCGGTCGCCGGAGTTCGACACCACCGATCTGTCGAGCTTGCGCAAGGGCTACTACGGCGCGTCGCCGATGCCGGTGGAGATCCTGCAGGAGCTCGCACGGCGCCTGCCCGGCGTCCGCTTCTGGAACTTCTACGGCCAGACCGAGATGGCCCCGCTCGCGACGATCCTCCGGCCCGACGAGCAGGTGCCGCAGGCCGGCAGCGCGGGACGGCCCGCGATCAACGTCGAGACGATCGTGGTGGACGACGACGACGAACCGGTGCCGCCGGGAACGGTCGGGGAGATCGTGCACCGGAGTCCGCACGCCACGCTCGGTTACTACCGGGACGAGGAGAAGACCGCCGAGGCGTTCCGCAACGGCTGGTTCCACTCCGGGGACCTGGGGGTGTTCGACGCCGACGGGTATCTACGTGTCGTCGATCGCAAGAAGGACATGATCAAGACCGGCGGGGAGAACGTCGCCAGCCGCGAGGTGGAGGAGGCGCTCTACCAGCACGCCGGCGTCGCCGAGGTGGCGGTGTTCGGCATCGACCACCCGTACTGGGTGGAGGCGGTGACCGCGGTGGTGGTGCCGAAGGAGCCGGGCCTCGACCCCGGCGAGGTCGTCGCGTTCGGCAGGTCCGTGCTCGCCGGGTTCAAGGCACCGAAGTACGTCGTGGTGGTCGACGCACTGCCGAAGAACCCGAGCGGCAAGATCCTGAAGCGCGAGCTCCGCGACCGGTTCGGGCACCTAGGCCGCGAGTAG
- a CDS encoding DUF1304 domain-containing protein translates to MSLIAQVLVGLVAAIHVYILVLEMFLWRAPRTRAAFGTTEEFAGATTTLAANQGLYNGFLAAGLAWGLISDDVAFQTFFLGCVIVAGVYGALTASRRILFVQALPAALGLLFVLLAA, encoded by the coding sequence GTGTCGCTGATCGCGCAGGTACTCGTCGGCCTGGTGGCCGCCATCCACGTCTACATCCTGGTGCTGGAGATGTTCCTCTGGCGTGCCCCGCGCACCCGGGCGGCTTTCGGCACCACCGAGGAGTTCGCCGGCGCCACCACCACGCTCGCCGCCAACCAGGGCCTCTACAACGGGTTCCTCGCCGCCGGCCTGGCGTGGGGTCTGATCAGCGACGACGTCGCGTTCCAGACGTTCTTCCTGGGCTGCGTCATCGTCGCCGGCGTCTACGGCGCGCTGACCGCGAGCCGCCGCATCCTGTTCGTCCAGGCCCTCCCGGCGGCGCTCGGGTTGCTCTTCGTCCTACTCGCGGCCTAG
- a CDS encoding TetR/AcrR family transcriptional regulator, with the protein MSGTEARERILRSALELIAQDGFDGVRLADIARHAGVSTALLHYHFASRAQLLTDALTQSLSVAEQRLERRAAAGRRTRADERLADLIDFGLPLTADDVLEWRLWAELEHRAPGAPDLARALAALNDRQLQPLAATVAAGRAEGLFTDGDPDDVATVALALLGGLATRLTAGDPALTTARARTLAGRQLALAVGYRGELPFQPLPPAPDFPAPVAVPRRRRAPKGS; encoded by the coding sequence ATGAGCGGCACGGAGGCACGCGAACGCATCCTGCGCTCGGCGCTCGAACTGATCGCCCAGGACGGGTTCGACGGTGTGCGCCTGGCCGACATCGCGCGGCACGCCGGCGTCTCGACCGCGCTGCTGCACTACCACTTCGCGTCCCGCGCGCAGCTGCTCACCGACGCGCTCACCCAGTCGCTGAGCGTCGCCGAGCAGCGTCTGGAGCGCCGCGCCGCGGCCGGCCGGCGCACCCGCGCCGACGAACGACTCGCCGACCTGATCGACTTCGGCCTCCCGCTCACCGCCGACGACGTCCTGGAGTGGCGGCTCTGGGCCGAACTCGAGCACCGCGCCCCCGGCGCGCCCGACCTCGCGCGGGCCCTGGCCGCGCTCAACGACCGGCAGCTGCAGCCGCTGGCGGCCACCGTGGCCGCCGGGCGCGCCGAAGGCCTGTTCACCGACGGTGATCCCGACGACGTCGCCACCGTCGCGCTGGCGCTGCTCGGAGGCCTCGCGACGCGTCTGACCGCCGGTGACCCGGCGCTGACCACCGCCCGCGCGAGAACGCTGGCCGGGCGGCAGCTCGCGCTGGCGGTCGGCTACCGCGGTGAACTCCCGTTCCAGCCGCTGCCCCCGGCCCCGGACTTCCCGGCCCCCGTCGCGGTTCCGCGCCGGCGTCGCGCTCCCAAGGGAAGCTGA
- the speB gene encoding agmatinase encodes MPRYGAMFGPDVTFLGVDRCALDDPESYANADAVIVGAPFDGGVSHRPGARFGPQAIRTTDYNPHDGSRPSLALRVDPLRELRVVDAGDVETYAGDIEGSLKAVEAAVTTIAASGAVPVVLGGDHTIALPDITGVAHHHGFGRVSVIHFDAHADTGDVEFGHLHGHGQPMRRLIESGAVRGDRFIQMGLRGYWPGPDTLDWMADQYMRSYEMSEIVARGLDVCLAEASALALDDCDAVFLSVDVDVVDPGMAPGTGTPEPGGLTSRQLLDAVRRLCLELPIAGLDIVEVSPPYDHADVTAFLGNRIVLEALSGIAARRRGLVWAPERPLLDGRGTRPPR; translated from the coding sequence GTGCCTCGCTACGGAGCCATGTTCGGTCCGGACGTCACGTTCCTCGGCGTCGACCGCTGCGCCCTGGACGACCCGGAGTCCTACGCGAACGCCGACGCGGTGATCGTCGGCGCCCCCTTCGACGGCGGGGTCAGCCACCGGCCCGGCGCCCGTTTCGGGCCGCAGGCCATCCGTACCACCGACTACAACCCCCACGACGGCTCCCGTCCGTCGCTGGCGCTGCGCGTCGATCCCCTGCGGGAACTGCGTGTGGTCGACGCCGGGGACGTGGAAACCTACGCCGGGGACATCGAAGGCAGCCTCAAGGCCGTCGAAGCCGCGGTGACGACGATCGCGGCGTCCGGAGCCGTGCCGGTCGTGCTCGGCGGGGACCACACGATCGCGTTACCCGACATCACCGGCGTGGCCCACCACCACGGGTTCGGACGGGTGTCGGTGATCCACTTCGACGCCCACGCCGACACCGGCGACGTCGAGTTCGGACACCTGCACGGGCACGGCCAGCCGATGCGCCGGCTGATCGAGTCGGGCGCGGTGCGGGGTGACCGGTTCATCCAGATGGGGCTGCGCGGGTACTGGCCGGGGCCCGACACCCTGGACTGGATGGCCGACCAGTACATGCGCTCGTACGAGATGAGCGAGATCGTCGCGCGCGGGCTGGACGTGTGCCTGGCCGAGGCGTCCGCGCTGGCGCTCGACGACTGCGACGCGGTGTTCCTCTCGGTCGACGTCGACGTGGTCGATCCCGGCATGGCGCCGGGGACGGGCACGCCGGAACCGGGCGGGCTGACCTCGCGCCAGCTGCTCGACGCGGTCCGGCGCCTCTGCCTGGAGCTGCCGATCGCCGGGCTCGACATCGTCGAGGTGTCGCCGCCCTACGACCACGCCGACGTCACCGCGTTCCTCGGGAACCGGATCGTGCTCGAGGCGCTGTCCGGAATCGCGGCCCGCCGCCGGGGCCTGGTCTGGGCACCCGAACGCCCGCTGCTCGACGGCCGGGGAACGCGCCCGCCGCGCTAG
- a CDS encoding flavin reductase family protein — protein MSVTQIGTDPGRLRRVFAAFPTGVTALAAEPDGFPVGMAASSFTSVSLDPPLVSVCVARTSRTWPALRVASRIGVSVLADGHAEASRQLSAKEGDRFGGQRWRRSDDRALFLEGAAAWLDCSLEQEIPAGDHHIVLLRVHDLGIDADAEPLVFHRSAYRRLAS, from the coding sequence ATGAGTGTCACCCAGATCGGTACCGACCCCGGCCGTCTCCGCCGCGTGTTCGCCGCGTTCCCGACCGGTGTGACCGCGCTGGCCGCCGAGCCCGACGGGTTCCCGGTCGGGATGGCGGCCTCGTCGTTCACCTCGGTGTCGCTGGATCCGCCGCTGGTCTCGGTTTGCGTCGCGCGGACGTCACGCACCTGGCCGGCGCTGCGCGTCGCGTCCCGGATCGGGGTCAGCGTGCTCGCTGACGGGCACGCGGAGGCCAGCAGGCAGCTCTCGGCCAAGGAGGGCGACCGCTTCGGTGGTCAGCGCTGGCGGCGCTCGGACGACCGGGCCCTGTTCCTCGAAGGCGCGGCCGCGTGGCTCGACTGCTCGCTCGAACAGGAGATCCCGGCCGGCGACCACCACATCGTCCTGCTCCGCGTCCACGACCTCGGCATCGACGCCGACGCCGAACCCCTGGTCTTCCACCGCAGCGCCTATCGACGCCTGGCGTCCTAG
- a CDS encoding AIPR family protein, protein MAQLPREGDDKVSLSNFRQGADLMSVVQARFVRRTIEDRFDGLLDLSDLSTRPPDAQQQAFLSRGLAALAVQIEHPSSDAVAAQAVFDGQDDQGLDAIAFDTQAGRPTITLVQAKWSDSAKGGFGEAEVHKMLNGLDLILDFKFSYFNRRFQPHVAAAQAAFDVTTPRITLLADMFEEHRRGLFARNIRESLDFTDVNNKIRQTLLSEPENLWYFSNGITMLCDSIKPVGRPVLGHVGEFQLSGASVVNGAQTVSAIHKAYAADPSIAERGRVLVRLISLEDCPPGFGEQVTTSTNTQNPIVERDFKALDPAQLALRDQFAIDLSLIYVIKRGEPVPDAEHGTSITAAVEALAATHANAEFAARAKRDLSSLWQDDAYGELFGAAPNAHRVWRSVLVVRAARHELARLREGLVSRADAMAVTGDLLISHVVFRQLDHKRIEDPEFHWDKELERIPSLVEGALIRCLEAINAEFGVTSHIIAAVKNSERIERVAQAAIDALLTGDSVPELDSEYQVSVANRKSRQTDTVKVLVAAGTIADGTVLEFRPFSRPERREMTDWLAEDAARSLAIWRNSKRNQVQWQADGKWYSPSGLVRQMRAMASGRDQAVQGTLHWHVPDRGSLKQIGDAVQQEQDAAAAETS, encoded by the coding sequence GTGGCTCAACTGCCGCGAGAGGGTGACGATAAGGTCTCGCTCAGTAACTTCAGGCAGGGGGCCGACCTGATGAGCGTTGTCCAGGCGCGTTTTGTGCGACGAACGATCGAGGATCGCTTCGACGGCCTGCTCGACCTGTCCGACCTAAGCACTCGCCCGCCGGACGCCCAGCAACAGGCATTTCTTAGCCGAGGGCTGGCCGCACTCGCCGTCCAGATCGAGCACCCCTCCAGCGACGCGGTCGCCGCGCAGGCCGTCTTCGACGGCCAGGACGATCAGGGCCTCGACGCGATCGCATTCGACACCCAGGCCGGCCGCCCGACGATCACGCTCGTGCAGGCAAAATGGAGCGACTCGGCCAAGGGCGGCTTCGGGGAAGCCGAAGTGCACAAGATGCTCAACGGTCTGGACCTGATCCTCGACTTCAAATTCTCCTACTTCAACCGGCGTTTCCAGCCCCACGTCGCGGCGGCGCAGGCTGCGTTCGACGTCACCACACCCCGGATCACACTGCTGGCCGACATGTTCGAGGAACACCGACGCGGTCTTTTCGCCCGCAACATTCGCGAATCCCTCGACTTCACCGACGTCAACAACAAGATTCGCCAGACGCTGCTCTCCGAGCCGGAGAACCTCTGGTACTTCAGCAACGGCATCACGATGCTGTGCGACTCGATCAAGCCGGTCGGGCGGCCGGTCCTCGGCCACGTGGGGGAATTCCAGCTGAGCGGCGCGAGCGTCGTGAACGGGGCGCAGACCGTCAGCGCCATTCACAAAGCGTATGCGGCGGATCCGTCGATCGCGGAGCGCGGCCGAGTGCTCGTCCGATTGATCTCGCTGGAAGATTGCCCGCCGGGATTCGGCGAGCAGGTGACCACGAGCACCAATACCCAGAACCCGATCGTCGAGCGCGACTTCAAGGCGCTGGATCCGGCGCAACTCGCCCTCCGCGATCAGTTCGCGATCGACCTCAGCTTGATCTACGTCATCAAACGCGGCGAGCCGGTGCCCGACGCCGAGCACGGAACGTCAATCACCGCCGCGGTCGAGGCATTAGCGGCCACGCACGCCAACGCTGAATTCGCCGCCCGCGCGAAGCGCGATCTTTCGTCCCTCTGGCAGGACGATGCTTACGGCGAGCTTTTTGGGGCCGCTCCGAACGCCCACCGTGTCTGGCGGTCCGTCTTAGTAGTTCGCGCCGCACGGCACGAGTTGGCGCGCCTCCGCGAAGGACTCGTTTCGCGGGCAGACGCGATGGCTGTGACGGGTGACCTGCTGATCTCCCACGTCGTCTTTCGTCAGCTCGACCACAAGCGGATCGAAGACCCCGAATTCCACTGGGACAAGGAGCTCGAGCGGATTCCCTCCCTGGTCGAAGGAGCCTTGATCCGCTGCCTGGAGGCAATCAACGCCGAGTTCGGGGTCACCAGCCACATCATCGCCGCCGTGAAGAACTCCGAGCGCATTGAACGTGTCGCCCAGGCGGCGATCGACGCTCTGCTCACCGGTGATTCCGTGCCCGAGCTCGACAGCGAGTACCAGGTCAGCGTCGCGAATCGGAAGAGCCGGCAGACCGACACGGTCAAAGTGCTGGTGGCGGCCGGCACGATCGCGGACGGAACGGTGCTCGAGTTCCGTCCGTTCAGCCGTCCGGAGCGGCGGGAGATGACCGATTGGCTAGCCGAGGACGCGGCCCGGAGCCTGGCCATCTGGCGCAACAGCAAGCGGAATCAGGTGCAGTGGCAGGCGGACGGGAAGTGGTACTCCCCGAGTGGTCTGGTTCGGCAGATGCGGGCGATGGCGTCCGGCCGGGATCAAGCCGTGCAGGGAACACTGCACTGGCATGTTCCGGACCGAGGGTCGTTGAAGCAGATCGGCGATGCCGTCCAGCAGGAGCAGGATGCCGCAGCGGCCGAAACGTCCTAG
- a CDS encoding amidohydrolase family protein — protein MRVVGAVRRWDFRGDSSGDLACDPVTGRFVAARPDDDDVLVAEGCVVTPGLVNAHHHLLQSAFRTLPGTRGVPMREWLRVMGAAYRRTGVDAELAGAAASVGLAEAALRGVTTVADHQLTWLGASVSDDVGLASAVVAAARRLGVRLVFVRGSAGDDPMRAAESAAAIASAFPADDHVRVAVGPAGVHSDSKETFALLGEVAARYGLRRRTQANEQVDVQVAAQKYGRRPLDLLDEWGWLAPDVTLAHLCDVTPSEVRRVAAAGVSVTHAPGCDLPMGWGVAPMASFADAGVAVGLGTSGGGSNDAGHLLADARLALQVAPLAGRPVSAREVLSWATAGSATGLGRGPGPAAGPGGSVGPGGSVGPGGSVGPGGAGTGAPVVLGSLAVGAAADFVCWDVTGVADAGVADPIGGLLWTDPGRRPRHVVIAGRVVVREYQLVVADAPALARDLTTMLHRRPG, from the coding sequence GTGAGGGTCGTCGGCGCGGTGCGCCGCTGGGACTTCCGCGGCGATTCGTCGGGGGATCTGGCGTGCGACCCGGTGACCGGCCGGTTCGTGGCCGCTCGCCCCGACGATGACGACGTTCTGGTGGCCGAGGGATGCGTGGTGACGCCGGGGCTGGTGAACGCCCACCACCATCTGCTCCAGAGCGCGTTCCGTACGCTCCCCGGCACCCGGGGTGTGCCGATGCGCGAGTGGCTGCGCGTGATGGGCGCGGCGTACCGGCGTACCGGGGTGGACGCCGAGCTGGCCGGCGCGGCCGCGTCGGTGGGGTTGGCCGAGGCGGCGCTGCGTGGTGTGACCACGGTGGCGGACCACCAGCTGACCTGGTTGGGCGCGTCGGTGTCCGACGACGTCGGGTTGGCGTCCGCGGTGGTGGCGGCGGCGCGACGGCTCGGCGTCCGGCTGGTCTTCGTGCGGGGGAGCGCCGGGGACGACCCGATGCGTGCCGCGGAGTCGGCCGCCGCGATCGCGTCCGCGTTCCCGGCCGACGACCACGTCCGGGTGGCCGTCGGCCCGGCCGGGGTGCACAGCGACTCGAAGGAGACGTTCGCGCTGCTCGGCGAGGTGGCGGCGCGGTACGGGCTACGCCGCCGGACGCAGGCCAACGAGCAGGTGGACGTGCAGGTCGCGGCGCAGAAGTACGGGCGGCGCCCGCTGGACCTGCTCGACGAGTGGGGCTGGCTGGCGCCCGACGTGACGCTCGCGCACCTGTGCGACGTGACGCCGTCGGAGGTGCGACGCGTCGCCGCGGCCGGGGTGAGCGTGACGCACGCGCCCGGCTGCGACCTGCCGATGGGGTGGGGAGTGGCGCCGATGGCGTCGTTCGCCGACGCGGGGGTCGCGGTGGGGCTGGGTACCAGCGGCGGCGGCTCGAACGACGCCGGCCACCTGCTCGCCGACGCCCGCCTGGCCCTGCAGGTGGCCCCGTTGGCGGGTCGCCCCGTCTCCGCCCGCGAGGTCCTGAGCTGGGCCACCGCCGGCTCGGCCACCGGCCTGGGCCGAGGCCCGGGCCCGGCCGCCGGTCCGGGCGGGTCCGTCGGTCCGGGCGGGTCCGTCGGTCCGGGCGGGTCCGTCGGTCCGGGCGGGGCCGGGACCGGCGCGCCGGTGGTGCTCGGGTCGTTGGCGGTGGGGGCGGCGGCCGACTTCGTGTGCTGGGACGTCACCGGAGTGGCCGACGCGGGGGTGGCCGATCCGATCGGCGGGCTCCTCTGGACCGACCCGGGCCGCCGCCCCCGGCACGTCGTGATCGCGGGCCGCGTCGTGGTGCGCGAATACCAACTAGTCGTCGCCGACGCGCCGGCCCTCGCGCGCGACCTCACCACGATGCTGCACCGACGGCCCGGCTAG
- a CDS encoding creatininase family protein: MNFVDRTAPELAALDPDAVIVLPLGSIEQHGPHLPVSTDLTVASAVASAAVPLARSRGVDALLLPALSYTKSDEHAWSPGTIWLSWDTLMRTLVDIGRSIATTPARRLLLLNAHGGNSALGQVACRELRREFGLRTFLAHPSAPGSSSASEQGLGIHGGHSETSVMLHLRPDLVHLEHAGRWVPEHLAGYEHIGFGKPVSFGWLSSDFNADGVLGDASTATAEYGREVFERAVDTMASVLGEAQRFSPR; the protein is encoded by the coding sequence ATGAACTTCGTCGACCGCACCGCGCCCGAGCTGGCCGCCCTCGATCCGGACGCGGTGATCGTGCTACCGCTGGGCTCGATCGAGCAGCACGGACCGCACCTGCCGGTGTCCACCGATCTGACCGTAGCGTCGGCGGTGGCGTCCGCGGCCGTTCCGCTGGCCCGCTCACGCGGTGTCGACGCCCTCCTGCTGCCCGCGCTGTCGTACACAAAGTCCGACGAGCACGCCTGGTCGCCCGGCACGATCTGGCTCTCCTGGGACACGCTGATGCGTACGCTCGTCGACATCGGACGGTCGATAGCGACCACGCCCGCGCGCCGGTTGCTGCTGCTGAACGCGCACGGCGGCAACTCGGCGCTCGGCCAGGTGGCGTGCCGGGAACTGCGCCGGGAGTTCGGGCTCCGGACGTTCCTCGCGCACCCGTCGGCGCCCGGCTCCTCGTCGGCGTCCGAACAGGGCCTCGGCATCCACGGCGGTCACTCCGAGACGTCGGTCATGTTGCACCTGCGGCCCGACCTCGTGCACCTGGAGCACGCGGGCCGGTGGGTGCCCGAGCACCTGGCCGGGTACGAGCACATCGGCTTCGGCAAGCCGGTCAGCTTCGGGTGGCTGTCGTCGGACTTCAACGCCGACGGTGTGCTCGGGGACGCCTCCACGGCCACCGCGGAGTACGGCCGGGAGGTCTTCGAGCGCGCGGTCGACACGATGGCGTCGGTGCTCGGCGAAGCCCAGCGGTTCAGCCCTCGGTGA
- a CDS encoding FAD-binding oxidoreductase — translation MTVTRAPLPPVPAQAQIDGFVAALGDVTTGTGDLVKLSSDWSRMSPVLREKLPPGRFTAQLVVTPETSAEIPRVLAAAYEHDVPITPRGAGTGNYGQATPFAGGAILDLRRCDRVLEVGEGYVRVEPGAKLTAVDAAVRATGQDLWLFPSTKGSTAGGFVGGGSAGTGTIEHGTTYDGFVKSVTVAPCDGSGTAVTPADVRPYVHAYGVTGVLTELTLATEPARDWRAVYVATDDYRTGTDILRRVRPLGPRLASLDEVPLVEHLPSPAVDRTRVSVRAILPEASVAAFTVLVAEAGGEVTAVLDGVEATDLLSGMSYNHPVYFLQQSGYPCFHLESAGDPLWDAPDAIRAALPNALFHLDLGHRGIQGMIVADYTSEEGVLAAIAALEELGVGVHSPHQWYVDRQVDLIRAQAATSDPKGLLNPGKLE, via the coding sequence GTGACCGTGACCCGTGCGCCGCTTCCCCCGGTGCCGGCGCAGGCCCAGATCGACGGCTTCGTGGCGGCTCTCGGCGACGTGACGACCGGTACCGGCGACCTGGTCAAGCTGTCCTCGGACTGGTCGCGGATGTCGCCGGTGCTGCGTGAGAAGCTGCCCCCGGGCCGCTTCACCGCCCAGCTCGTCGTGACGCCGGAGACCTCGGCCGAGATCCCGCGCGTCCTCGCCGCCGCGTACGAGCACGACGTCCCGATCACGCCTCGCGGCGCCGGCACCGGCAACTACGGCCAGGCGACGCCGTTCGCCGGCGGCGCCATCCTCGACCTGCGTCGATGCGACCGTGTCCTGGAGGTCGGCGAGGGCTACGTCCGCGTCGAACCGGGCGCGAAGCTCACCGCGGTGGACGCCGCGGTCCGGGCCACCGGCCAGGATCTCTGGCTGTTCCCGTCCACCAAGGGCTCCACCGCCGGCGGGTTCGTCGGCGGCGGCAGCGCGGGCACCGGAACGATCGAGCACGGCACGACCTACGACGGGTTCGTGAAGTCCGTGACGGTCGCGCCCTGCGACGGGAGCGGGACCGCCGTCACCCCCGCCGACGTCCGGCCCTACGTGCACGCGTACGGCGTCACCGGGGTGCTCACCGAACTCACGCTCGCCACCGAACCCGCCCGGGACTGGCGTGCGGTCTACGTCGCGACCGACGACTACCGCACCGGCACCGACATCCTGCGTCGCGTCCGGCCGCTCGGCCCGCGGCTCGCGTCGCTGGACGAGGTGCCGCTCGTCGAGCACCTGCCGTCGCCCGCCGTCGACCGGACCCGGGTGAGCGTGCGCGCGATCCTGCCGGAAGCGTCGGTCGCGGCGTTCACGGTGCTGGTCGCGGAGGCCGGGGGCGAGGTCACCGCGGTGCTCGACGGGGTCGAGGCCACCGATCTCCTCTCCGGGATGTCGTACAACCACCCGGTCTACTTCCTCCAGCAGTCCGGGTATCCGTGCTTCCACCTGGAATCCGCCGGTGACCCGCTGTGGGACGCCCCCGACGCGATCCGCGCGGCGCTGCCGAACGCGCTGTTCCACCTCGACCTGGGCCATCGGGGGATCCAGGGGATGATCGTCGCCGACTACACGTCCGAGGAGGGTGTGCTCGCGGCGATCGCGGCGCTGGAGGAACTCGGCGTCGGCGTGCACAGCCCGCACCAGTGGTACGTGGACCGGCAGGTGGACCTGATCCGCGCGCAGGCCGCGACGTCCGACCCGAAAGGGCTGCTCAACCCGGGGAAGCTCGAATGA